Proteins co-encoded in one Amblyraja radiata isolate CabotCenter1 chromosome 24, sAmbRad1.1.pri, whole genome shotgun sequence genomic window:
- the LOC116986560 gene encoding protein FAM187B-like → MMRRVLLSTLVTLAVMGALLTFMNQEDDLAYCSDTAPCSLAFLSNNPLSLRCPSATEVPEDSIYWQYQDLSQPQAKPRTFIRSGHLRQHRRAMGKLGRRANLRSGSLIMNKAETSDTGLYLCRSANSTLAAYQVDVQDSSLLYVSHQGLGESTMSNQSLRVNLGSSQHMVKLYTRWGPWQDCDRCNIIGEQKVMGFCYAKLSQDIDEDKDEDEGEALEVNGVTLPCGLMELHIGQSLPRRGAELHYQWCREPCEKEEIPVGLPEIGDWSVVGSGACDRLGGASQNNTAVDVP, encoded by the coding sequence ATGATGCGCAGAGTACTGCTTTCGACTCTGGTCACGTTGGCTGTAATGGGCGCCTTGCTCACCTTCATGAACCAGGAGGACGACTTGGCTTACTGCTCGGACACAGCCCCCTGCTCCCTGGCCTTCCTGTCAAACAACCCACTCAGCCTGCGTTGCCCGAGTGCCACAGAAGTACCGGAAGACTCCATCTACTGGCAGTACCAAGACCTTAGCCAGCCTCAAGCAAAACCCCGCACCTTCATCAGATCCGGGCACTTGAGGCAGCACCGCAGGGCGATGGGCAAACTGGGAAGGCGAGCCAATCTACGGAGCGGCTCCTTGATCATGAACAAGGCGGAGACCTCAGAcacgggcctgtacctgtgcaGGTCGGCTAATTCCACCCTAGCCGCCTACCAGGTGGATGTGCAGGACTCGTCTCTGCTTTACGTGTCCCACCAAGGGCTGGGGGAGAGCACAATGTCAAACCAGAGCCTGAGGGTTAACTTGGGCTCTTCCCAGCACATGGTCAAGCTCTACACCCGCTGGGGACCATGGCAGGACTGTGACCGGTGCAACATAATAGGGGAGCAGAAGGTGATGGGCTTCTGTTACGCCAAACTAAGCCAGGACATCGATGAGGACAAGGACGAGGACGAGGGCGAGGCACTGGAGGTGAATGGCGTCACCTTGCCCTGTGGCCTAATGGAGCTGCACATTGGGCAGTCCTTGCCCCGGCGCGGCGCCGAGCTCCACTACCAATGGTGCCGCGAGCCGTGCGAGAAGGAGGAAATACCAGTGGGGTTGCCGGAGATTGGCGATTGGTCGGTGGTTGGGTCAGGAGCCTGCGATCGACTGGGTGGAGCCTCGCAAAATAATACAGCAGttgatgtaccatga